One stretch of Arachis duranensis cultivar V14167 chromosome 1, aradu.V14167.gnm2.J7QH, whole genome shotgun sequence DNA includes these proteins:
- the LOC107464192 gene encoding probable xyloglucan galactosyltransferase GT19, protein MASSTYRIQTMLVCLVICLNDAVADVEPNSEGEKRCDKRWIHIRKIPPRFNLDLLSKCSEYPLFDDFCPYLANHGLGQKTHNHSNSWYRTDPSTLELIFHRRMLEYPCLTHDPSLADAIFLPYYASLDALRYLYGPDYNSSSDHGLELFEFLQDDSPEIWARRMGHDHFLVMARPAWDFTQPLHNDPPLWGTSFLELPEFYNVTALTLESRAWPWQEHAVPYPTSFHPPNLGLLESWVQRVRRSKRSNLAMFAGGGGSSTGGPNVRRSIRMECEYATANATGVDGYESLCEFVDCSNGVCEHDPLRFMRPMLKSSFCLQPPGDTPTRRSTFDGIVAGCIPVFFEDLSAKAQYGWHLSENEFESFSVFIPKEDVVFKGLKILDVLKRIPRARVRRMREKVLELIPRVVYRKHNSSPGLRMKKDAFDITVDGTLEKIQSRLQELSLIHSQPLIL, encoded by the coding sequence ATGGCATCCTCCACATACAGGATTCAAACTATGTTGGTGTGCTTGGTCATCTGCTTGAATGATGCAGTTGCAGATGTAGAACCCAACTCTGAAGGAGAAAAAAGGTGCGACAAGAGATGGATACACATAAGAAAGATACCACCTAGATTCAACTTAGATCTACTGTCAAAATGCTCCGAATACCCGCTGTTTGACGACTTCTGCCCGTACCTTGCGAACCATGGCCTGGGTCAGAAGACGCACAACCACTCAAACAGTTGGTACCGCACCGACCCGTCCACTTTGGAACTCATATTCCACCGCCGCATGCTGGAATACCCATGCCTCACCCATGACCCCTCTCTTGCCGACGCCATCTTCCTTCCGTACTACGCCTCCCTAGACGCTCTCCGCTACCTTTACGGTCCAGACTACAACTCAAGCTCTGATCACGGCCTCGAACTCTTCGAATTCCTCCAGGATGACTCCCCTGAGATCTGGGCCCGCAGAATGGGCCACGATCACTTCCTTGTTATGGCTCGCCCCGCTTGGGACTTCACGCAGCCCTTACATAATGACCCGCCTCTCTGGGGAACCTCCTTTCTTGAGCTTCCCGAGTTCTACAACGTCACCGCTCTCACGCTCGAATCTCGCGCGTGGCCCTGGCAGGAGCACGCTGTTCCTTACCCAACGTCATTTCATCCTCCGAATCTGGGTTTGTTAGAGTCCTGGGTGCAGCGCGTGCGCCGCTCCAAGCGTTCTAACCTGGCCATGTTTGCAGGCGGTGGTGGATCCTCCACGGGTGGGCCCAATGTCCGTCGGAGTATCAGGATGGAGTGCGAGTACGCGACAGCGAATGCCACCGGTGTTGACGGGTACGAGAGTCTGTGCGAATTCGTGGATTGCTCGAACGGTGTTTGTGAGCATGACCCTTTGAGGTTCATGAGGCCAATGTTGAAGTCGAGCTTCTGCTTGCAGCCGCCAGGGGACACACCGACGCGGAGGTCAACGTTCGATGGGATCGTGGCGGGTTGCATACCAGTGTTCTTTGAAGATCTATCAGCAAAGGCGCAATACGGGTGGCACTTATCAGAGAACGAATTTGAGAGTTTTTCAGTATTTATTCCAAAGGAGGATGTAGTGTTTAAGGGTTTGAAGATCTTGGATGTTTTGAAGCGGATACCCAGGGCTAGGGTTCGGCGAATGAGGGAGAAGGTTCTTGAATTGATTCCCAGAGTTGTTTATCGCAAGCATAACAGTTCTCCAGGTTTAAGGATGAAGAAGGATGCTTTTGATATTACTGTTGATGGTACTTTGGAAAAGATTCAATCCCGTCTTCAGGAACTTAGCTTGATTCATTCACAACCTCTCATTCTGTAA